A single genomic interval of Panthera tigris isolate Pti1 chromosome E3, P.tigris_Pti1_mat1.1, whole genome shotgun sequence harbors:
- the WDR90 gene encoding WD repeat-containing protein 90 isoform X5 yields the protein MAKAWQHPFLNVFRHFKVGEWKRSTKEGDVTPVTDKTLKCTVYRIRGSVSAGNYIQLPQTGTQSLGLTGRYLYVLFRPLPSKHFVIHLDVATEDSQVIRVSFSSLFREFKSTATWLQFPFICEAGTSRKDLAGVAPSGARWTCLQLDLQDILLVYLNRRYGHLRSVRLCASLLVKSLYTSDLCFDPAVTVAEARRAKLPVTPVPREMAFPVPKGDSWHEHYVHIRFPSVGSRASSEPAQKSRSPPEAVFRGRVREPVPPPVAFSNPFPDSVFPAVRTFGPTASRQARPVPRPLPEVSLFCEHSEVPSMNGPRDRSQEPSARAEVTDKHTAGNGVHTAVPESAMVPVALEDVAPRQRPGRKQSRPEMTLGETVFEQRSFLPDPILKLKGVIGFGGHSTKWALWTKDGAAVVYPCHAVIVVLHVDTREQRFFLGHTDKVSALALDGSGSLLASAQARPPSMLRLWDFQTGGCLSLFRSPVHALCSLSFSSNGVLLCGVGKDPHGRTVVLAWGTEQVGRGGEAVLLAKTHTGVDIQAFKVAVFDETRMASCGQGGVRLWRLRGGELRSCPVDLGEHRVLELTDLAFGQAQDSHTLYVCGRSGHILEIDHRRRAVRRARRLLPTQTPGGHSSQKQPFGTGPGISISSLSVSQTTCAVGSDDGYVRLWPLDFSSVLLEAEHEGPVSWVCVSPDGLRVLSATLSGHLGFLDVPSREYNTLARSHTAPVLALATECSRGQLATVSQDHTVRVWDLATLQQLYDLRSPEETPRAIAFHPTQPVLFCGFASGAVCSFSLENAGVLVRHRRHQGAVTGLAASPDGSFLFSSCSRGTLAQYHCSTTRCHVLRVTANMVCRDARPTPNALVVSGDSRLLAFVGPSKYVVTIVSTASLEELLRVDVSALELASSRLDSAVAICFGPVPPGHLLVSTSSHTVVVLDAASGRVVRELSGVHSVACPSLALSRDARFLLTATDRVIRVWDYPAKASPGCQVYIGHSEPVRAVAFAPGQRQLLSVADAIFLWDVLGAPGRSPSGSAGDSPGAPPTCEASPGARQPEDTEAGTGGLPRQQVPVPSQASPLQLGARAGPLKGADGAFSTSDEEGPSQESHSPEGLHQASSLPMLVKEASGAGDGARGAPGGPWGFSMRPHPGGWATARSTTKAQAHPPARPDCYRHFTPRYKASSLVKSASVPSARVERLLLKAVVGYNGNGRANVVWKPDTGFFAYTCGCLVVVEDLHSGAQRHWLGHPEEISTLALSHDAQILASASGCSSTASCCQIRIWDVPGGSCRHLLSYHDTAVQALAFSPDDALLVTLGDYGDCTLALWSVATCELLSSARLPEPAHGVAFNPMDARELACVGQGAITSWLLQQRGAEVALQVHREPIPEEVGAGELTSLCYGAAPLLYCGSNTGRVCVWDTRAGRCFLAWEADDGEIGVLLCSGARLVSGSNTRRLRLWAVGAVPELRRTGARARSSSVFMEHELTLDGAIVSAVFHDSMDMGVVGTTAGTLWYVSWAEGTSTRLISGYRSKVNEVVFSPSASHWATCSDDGSVRVWSLASMELLIQFQVLNQSCLCLAWSPPSCGRPEEQQVAAGYSDGTLRVFSVSQIAMELKMRPHRAALTAIAFSADGQTILSGDKDGLVAVSRPRTGMTFHVLSDHRGAPISAIQSTNKECGDLGAEGADLWLAASSDQRISIWASDWPRGHCELLDWLSSPSPTLTEFPSRPPPCLAAFCPWDGALLACAGLGMHPEVVFYSLHRKQVVERIPLPFFAVSLSLSPGAHLMAVGFAERMLRLVDCESGAVQDFAGHDDLVQLCRFAPSARLLFSVAHSEILVWEVSGHQATEESPGSGSWPAWRRS from the exons ATGGCGAAAG CGTGGCAGCACCCGTTCCTCAACGTCTTCAGACACTTCAAAGTGGGCGAGTGGAAGCGGTCTACTAAGGAAGGCGACGTGACTCCTGTGACA GATAAGACTCTCAAGTGCACGGTGTATCGCATCCGGGGTTCCGTGTCTGCCGGGAATTACATCCAGCTCCCCCAAACCGGCACCCAGTCTTTGGGGCTGACGGGACGGTACCTGTACGTGCTGTTCCGGCCCCTGCCCTCCAAGCACTTCGTCATTCATCTGGACGTAGCCACGGAG GACAGCCAGGTCATCCGTGTGTCCTTCTCCAGCCTCTTCAGGGAGTTCAAGTCTACGGCCACGTGGCTTCAGTTTCCCTTCATCTGTGAGGCCGGGACGTCTAGGAAAG ACCTGGCTGGCGTTGCCCCCTCTGGTGCCCGCTGGACGTGCCTGCAGCTGGATCTGCAGGACATCCTCCTGGTCTACCTGAACCGGCGTTATGGTCACCTCAGGAGCGTCAGGCTGTGCGCCAGTCTGCTCGTCAAGAGCCTCTACACCAGCGATTTGTGCTTTGACCCCG CCGTCACCGTTGCCGAGGCCCGGCGGGCAAAGCTGCCCGTCACTCCTGTACCTCGAGAAATGGCATTCCCGGTGCCCAAGGGGGACAGCTGGCACGAGCACTACGTCCACATCCG GTTTCCAAGTGTCGGCTCAAGAGCATCTTCCGAGCCGGCTCAGAAGAGCCGCTCCCCTCCCGAGGCAG TTTTCCGGGGGCGTGTGCGGgagcctgtccctcccccagtggCTTTCAGTAATCCTTTCCCGGACAGCGTGTTCCCCGCGGTCCGGACGTTTGGCCCCACAGCC TCTCGCCAGGCCCGGCCTGTGCCCAGGCCCCTTCCAGAGGTCAGCTTGTTCTGTGAGCACTCGGAGGTCCCCAGTATGAATGGCCCCCGTGACCGGAGCCAGGAGCCCTCGGCCAGGGCGGAGGTCACTGACAAGCACACAGCCGGCAACGGTGTTCACACGGCTGTCCCGGAGTCAGCCATGGTGCCCGTGGCCCTGGAGGATGTGGCCCCGCGCCAG CGTCCTGGCAGAAAGCAGAGCAGGCCGGAGATGACTTTGGGCGAGACTGTCTTTGAACAAAGA AGCTTTCTTCCAGATCCGATCCTTAAGCTCAAGGGCGTCATTGGCTTTGGGGGCCACAGTACCAAATGG GCCCTGTGGACCAAGGATGGGGCTGCTGTGGTGTATCCCTGCCACGCAGTCATCGTGGTCCTGCACGTGGACACCCGGGAGCAGCGCTTCTTTCTCGGCCATACTGACAAG gtctCTGCCCTGGCGCTGGATGGGAGCGGCTCGCTGCTGGCCTCAGCCCAGGCCCGGCCCCCAAGCATGCTGCGCCTGTGGGACTTCCAGACCGGGGGGTGTCTGTCCCTGTTCCGGAGCCCGGTCCACGCCCTCTGTTCCCTTAG CTTCTCCAGCAACGGGGTGCTGCTCTGTGGCGTCGGCAAGGACCCCCATGGGAGAACG GTGGTGCTggcctggggcacagagcaggtgggaCGAGGCGGCGAGGCCGTCCTTCTGGCAAAGACGCACACCGGCGTTGACATCCAGGCGTTTAAGGTTGCCGTTTTTGATGAAACCAG GATGGCGTCGTGCGGGCAGGGCGGCGTACGGCTCTGGCGGCTGCGAGGCGGGGAGCTGCGTTCCTGCCCCGTGGACTTGGGGGAGCACCGCGTGCTGGAGTTGACCGACCTGGCCTTCGGGCAGGCCCAGGACAGCCATACGCT CTACGTGTGCGGCCGCAGCGGCCACATCCTGGAAATCGACCACCGGCGCAGGGCCGTGCGGCGTGCTCGCCGCCTGTTGCCCACACAGACCCCTGGCGGCCACTCCTCACAGAAGCAGCCATTTGGCACAG GCCCCGGCATTTCCATCAGCAGCCTCAGTGTCTCCCAGACCACGTGCGCCGTGGGCTCCGACGACGGTTACGTGCGCCTCTGGCCCCTGGACTTCTCCTCCGTGCTCCTAGAGGCAG AGCACGAGGGCCCGGTCTCTTGGGTCTGCGTCAGCCCTGACGGTCTGCGTGTGCTGTCCGCCACCCTCTCGGGCCACCTGGGCTTCCTGGACGTCCCCTCCCGAGAATACAACACGCTGGCTCGCTCCCACACTGCGCCGGTGCTGGCCCTGGCCACCGAGTGCAGCCGAGGGCAGCTGGCCACCGTGTCCCAGGACCACACCGTCCGCGTCTGGGACTTGGCGACCCTGCAGCAG CTGTATGACCTGAGGTCCCCCGAGGAGACACCGCGCGCCATCGCCTTCCACCCCACGCAGCCAGTTCTTTTCTGTGGCTTTGCCAGCGGGGCCGTCTGCTCCTTCAGCCTGGAGAACGCTGGGGTTCTGGTACGGCACAG GCGTCACCAAGGAGCGGTCACCGGCCTGGCCGCCAGCCCCGACGGCAGCTTCCTGTTCAGCTCCTGCTCTCGGGGCACCTTGGCCCAGTACCACTGCTCTACCACCCGGTGCCACGTCCTGCGTGTGACAG CTAACATGGTGTGCCGGGATGCCCGCCCAACCCCCAATGCCCTGGTGGTTAGTGGGGACAGCCGCCTGCTGGCTTTCGTGGGCCCCTCCAAGTACGTGGTGACCATCGTGAGCACAGCCTCCCTAGAAGAG CTGCTGCGAGTTGATGTCAGTGCCCTAGAGCTGGCCAGCAGCCGCCTGGACTCGGCTGTGGCCATCTGCTTTGGCCCCGTACCCCCCGGCCACCTGCTAGTGTCCACGTCGTCCCACACAGTGGTGGTGCTGGATGCCGCGTCGGGCCGCGTGGTCCGGGAG CTATCAGGCGTCCACTCTGtggcctgcccctccctggctctcagcAGGGATGCCCGCTTCCTGCTGACGGCCACTGACCGGGTCATCAGGGTGTGGGACTACCCGGCCAAGGCCAGCCCCGGCTGCCAG GTCTACATCGGCCACTCAGAGCCCGTGCGTGCTGTGGCCTTCGCCCCTGGCCAGCGGCAGCTCCTCAGCGTGGCGGATGCCATCTTCCTCTGGGACGTTCTGGGTGCCCCCGGGAGGTCACCTTCGGGAAG TGCCGGAGACTCACCTGGGGCACCCCCGACCTGCGAGGCTA GCCCAGGTGCGAGGCAGCCGGAGGACACCGAGGCAGGCACCGGTGGGCTCCCCCGGCAGCAGGTGCCTGTGCCATCCCAGGCTTCCCCACTCCAGCTGGGCGCCCGTGCTGGGCCCCTCAAGGGTGCTGATG gtgcttTCTCCACATCAGATGAAGAAGGACCGTCCCAGGAGAGCCACAGCCCCGAGGGGCTCCATCAGGCCTCAAGCCTGCCCATGCTGGTGAAAGAGGCCAGCGGGGCTGGAGATGGGGCCCGGGGGGCTCCCGGGGGCCCCTGGGGCTTCAGCATGCGTCCCCACCCCGGTGGCTGGGCca CTGCTCGGAGCACCACAAAAGCCCAGGCCCATCCCCCTGCTCGCCCAGACTGCTACAGGCACTTCACCCCTCGCTACAAGGCCTCCTCGCTGGTCAAG AGTGCCTCTGTCCCCAGTGCCCGAGTCGAGCGTCTGCTCCTGAAGGCCGTCGTGGGCTACAACGGGAACGGGCGGGCCAATGTGGTCTGGAAGCCAGATACAG gcttCTTCGCCTACACGTGTGGCTgcctggtggtggtggaggaCCTGCATTCTGGCGCCCAGCGGCACTGGCTCGGCCACCCCGAGGAGATCTCCACGCTGGCCCTCAGCCACGATGCTCAG ATCCTAGCCTCTGCCTCGGGCTGCAGCAGCACAGCCTCCTGCTGCCAGATCCGCATCTGGGATGTGCCTGGGGGCTCCTGCCGGCACCTTCTCTCTTACCACGACACCGCCGTGCAGGCCCTGGCTTTTTCGCCGGACGACGCGCTGCTCGTCACACTGG GGGACTACGGTGACTGCACCCTGGCCCTGTGGAGCGTGGCCACCTGCGAGCTCCTGTCCTCCGCCCGCCTGCCGGAGCCAGCGCACGGCGTGGCCTTCAACCCCATGGATGCCAGAGAGCTCGCCTGCGTGGGCCAAGGTGCCATCACCTCGTGGCTCCTGCAGCAACGCGGGGCTGAAGTCGCCCTCCAG GTGCACCGGGAGCCCATCCCTGAGGAGGTGGGGGCGGGCGAGCTGACCTCGCTCTGCTACGGGGCCGCGCCTCTGCTCTACTGCGGCTCCAACACTGGCCGGGTGTGTGTCTGGGACACACGTGCCGGCCGCTGCTTCCTGGCCTGGGAAGCAGATGACGGCGAGATCG GAGTGCTGCTGTGCTCGGGAGCGCGGCTGGTCAGCGGAAGCAACACCAGGCGCCTACGCCTGTGGGCGGTGGGGGCCGTGCCGGAGCTGAGGCGCACAGGTGCCCGTGCCAG GTCTAGCTCTGTGTTCATGGAGCACGAACTGACCTTGGATGGTGCCATCGTGAGCGCCGTCTTCCACGACAGCATGGACATGGGCGTGGTGGGCACCACGGCGGGGACCCTTTGGTATGTCAGCTGGGCCGAGGGCACCAGCACCCGGCTCATCAGTGGCTACAGGAGTAAG GTGAACGAGGTGGTTTTCAGTCCCAGTGCGTCCCACTGGGCCACATGCAGTGATGACGGGAGTGTGAGAGTGTGGTCCCTGGCCAGCATGGAGCTCCTGATCCAGTTCCAGGTGCTGAACCAG AGCTGCCTCTGCCTGGCTTGGAGCCCTCCGTCCTGCGGGCGTCCCGAGGAGCAGCAGGTAGCAGCAGGCTACAGCGATGGCACGCTGCGTGTCTTCAGCGTCTCCCAAATTGCCATGGAACTCAAGATGCGCCCCCACCGGGCTGCGCTGACGGCCATTGCCTTCTCTGCTgatg GTCAGACCATCCTCTCCGGAGATAAGGATGGGCTTGTGGCCGTGAGCCGTCCCCGCACAGGGATGACCTTCCACGTATTGAGTGACCACCGGGGCGCTCCGATCTCCGCCATCCAGAGCACGAACAAAGAG TGCGGAGACCTAGGGGCAGAGGGTGCCGACCTGTGGCTGGCTGCCAGCTCAGACCAGCGGATCAGCATCTGGGCCTCCGACTGGCCACGTGGCCACTGTGAGCTCCTGGACTGGCTGAGTTCCCCCTCGCCCACCCTCACGGAG TTTCCCAGCCGTCCGCCGCCCTGTCTTGCTGCCTTCTGCCCCTGGGATGGGGCGCTGCTGGCGTGTGCGGGTCTCGGCATGCACCCAGAGGTGGTCTTCTACAGCCTCCACCGGAAGCAG GTGGTGGAGAGGATCCCGCTTCCTTTCTTTGCCGTGTCCCTGAGCCTGTCCCCCGGAGCCCACCTCATGGCCGTTGGCTTTGCTG AGCGCATGCTGAGGCTGGTGGACTGTGAGTCGGGGGCCGTGCAGGACTTTGCTGGCCATGACGACTTGGTGCAGCTCTGCAGGTTCGCCCCCTCTGCCCGGCTGCTCTTCTCAGTGGCCCACAGTGAGATCCTGGTGTGGGAAGTCTCGGGCCACCAGGCCACAGAGGAGTCCCCGGGCTCAGGGTCCTGGCCAGCCTGGCGGAGAAGCTGA
- the WDR90 gene encoding WD repeat-containing protein 90 isoform X4, producing the protein MAKAWQHPFLNVFRHFKVGEWKRSTKEGDVTPVTDKTLKCTVYRIRGSVSAGNYIQLPQTGTQSLGLTGRYLYVLFRPLPSKHFVIHLDVATEDSQVIRVSFSSLFREFKSTATWLQFPFICEAGTSRKDLAGVAPSGARWTCLQLDLQDILLVYLNRRYGHLRSVRLCASLLVKSLYTSDLCFDPAVTVAEARRAKLPVTPVPREMAFPVPKGDSWHEHYVHIRFPSVGSRASSEPAQKSRSPPEAVFRGRVREPVPPPVAFSNPFPDSVFPAVRTFGPTASRQARPVPRPLPEVSLFCEHSEVPSMNGPRDRSQEPSARAEVTDKHTAGNGVHTAVPESAMVPVALEDVAPRQRPGRKQSRPEMTLGETVFEQRSFLPDPILKLKGVIGFGGHSTKWALWTKDGAAVVYPCHAVIVVLHVDTREQRFFLGHTDKVSALALDGSGSLLASAQARPPSMLRLWDFQTGGCLSLFRSPVHALCSLSFSSNGVLLCGVGKDPHGRTVVLAWGTEQVGRGGEAVLLAKTHTGVDIQAFKVAVFDETRMASCGQGGVRLWRLRGGELRSCPVDLGEHRVLELTDLAFGQAQDSHTLYVCGRSGHILEIDHRRRAVRRARRLLPTQTPGGHSSQKQPFGTGPGISISSLSVSQTTCAVGSDDGYVRLWPLDFSSVLLEAEHEGPVSWVCVSPDGLRVLSATLSGHLGFLDVPSREYNTLARSHTAPVLALATECSRGQLATVSQDHTVRVWDLATLQQLYDLRSPEETPRAIAFHPTQPVLFCGFASGAVCSFSLENAGVLVRHRRHQGAVTGLAASPDGSFLFSSCSRGTLAQYHCSTTRCHVLRVTANMVCRDARPTPNALVVSGDSRLLAFVGPSKYVVTIVSTASLEELLRVDVSALELASSRLDSAVAICFGPVPPGHLLVSTSSHTVVVLDAASGRVVRELSGVHSVACPSLALSRDARFLLTATDRVIRVWDYPAKASPGCQVYIGHSEPVRAVAFAPGQRQLLSVADAIFLWDVLGAPGRSPSGSAGDSPGAPPTCEASEWPHHVGPGARQPEDTEAGTGGLPRQQVPVPSQASPLQLGARAGPLKGADGAFSTSDEEGPSQESHSPEGLHQASSLPMLVKEASGAGDGARGAPGGPWGFSMRPHPGGWATARSTTKAQAHPPARPDCYRHFTPRYKASSLVKSASVPSARVERLLLKAVVGYNGNGRANVVWKPDTGFFAYTCGCLVVVEDLHSGAQRHWLGHPEEISTLALSHDAQILASASGCSSTASCCQIRIWDVPGGSCRHLLSYHDTAVQALAFSPDDALLVTLGDYGDCTLALWSVATCELLSSARLPEPAHGVAFNPMDARELACVGQGAITSWLLQQRGAEVALQVHREPIPEEVGAGELTSLCYGAAPLLYCGSNTGRVCVWDTRAGRCFLAWEADDGEIGVLLCSGARLVSGSNTRRLRLWAVGAVPELRRTGARARSSSVFMEHELTLDGAIVSAVFHDSMDMGVVGTTAGTLWYVSWAEGTSTRLISGYRSKVNEVVFSPSASHWATCSDDGSVRVWSLASMELLIQFQVLNQSCLCLAWSPPSCGRPEEQQVAAGYSDGTLRVFSVSQIAMELKMRPHRAALTAIAFSADGQTILSGDKDGLVAVSRPRTGMTFHVLSDHRGAPISAIQSTNKECGDLGAEGADLWLAASSDQRISIWASDWPRGHCELLDWLSSPSPTLTEFPSRPPPCLAAFCPWDGALLACAGLGMHPEVVFYSLHRKQVVERIPLPFFAVSLSLSPGAHLMAVGFAERMLRLVDCESGAVQDFAGHDDLVQLCRFAPSARLLFSVAHSEILVWEVSGHQATEESPGSGSWPAWRRS; encoded by the exons ATGGCGAAAG CGTGGCAGCACCCGTTCCTCAACGTCTTCAGACACTTCAAAGTGGGCGAGTGGAAGCGGTCTACTAAGGAAGGCGACGTGACTCCTGTGACA GATAAGACTCTCAAGTGCACGGTGTATCGCATCCGGGGTTCCGTGTCTGCCGGGAATTACATCCAGCTCCCCCAAACCGGCACCCAGTCTTTGGGGCTGACGGGACGGTACCTGTACGTGCTGTTCCGGCCCCTGCCCTCCAAGCACTTCGTCATTCATCTGGACGTAGCCACGGAG GACAGCCAGGTCATCCGTGTGTCCTTCTCCAGCCTCTTCAGGGAGTTCAAGTCTACGGCCACGTGGCTTCAGTTTCCCTTCATCTGTGAGGCCGGGACGTCTAGGAAAG ACCTGGCTGGCGTTGCCCCCTCTGGTGCCCGCTGGACGTGCCTGCAGCTGGATCTGCAGGACATCCTCCTGGTCTACCTGAACCGGCGTTATGGTCACCTCAGGAGCGTCAGGCTGTGCGCCAGTCTGCTCGTCAAGAGCCTCTACACCAGCGATTTGTGCTTTGACCCCG CCGTCACCGTTGCCGAGGCCCGGCGGGCAAAGCTGCCCGTCACTCCTGTACCTCGAGAAATGGCATTCCCGGTGCCCAAGGGGGACAGCTGGCACGAGCACTACGTCCACATCCG GTTTCCAAGTGTCGGCTCAAGAGCATCTTCCGAGCCGGCTCAGAAGAGCCGCTCCCCTCCCGAGGCAG TTTTCCGGGGGCGTGTGCGGgagcctgtccctcccccagtggCTTTCAGTAATCCTTTCCCGGACAGCGTGTTCCCCGCGGTCCGGACGTTTGGCCCCACAGCC TCTCGCCAGGCCCGGCCTGTGCCCAGGCCCCTTCCAGAGGTCAGCTTGTTCTGTGAGCACTCGGAGGTCCCCAGTATGAATGGCCCCCGTGACCGGAGCCAGGAGCCCTCGGCCAGGGCGGAGGTCACTGACAAGCACACAGCCGGCAACGGTGTTCACACGGCTGTCCCGGAGTCAGCCATGGTGCCCGTGGCCCTGGAGGATGTGGCCCCGCGCCAG CGTCCTGGCAGAAAGCAGAGCAGGCCGGAGATGACTTTGGGCGAGACTGTCTTTGAACAAAGA AGCTTTCTTCCAGATCCGATCCTTAAGCTCAAGGGCGTCATTGGCTTTGGGGGCCACAGTACCAAATGG GCCCTGTGGACCAAGGATGGGGCTGCTGTGGTGTATCCCTGCCACGCAGTCATCGTGGTCCTGCACGTGGACACCCGGGAGCAGCGCTTCTTTCTCGGCCATACTGACAAG gtctCTGCCCTGGCGCTGGATGGGAGCGGCTCGCTGCTGGCCTCAGCCCAGGCCCGGCCCCCAAGCATGCTGCGCCTGTGGGACTTCCAGACCGGGGGGTGTCTGTCCCTGTTCCGGAGCCCGGTCCACGCCCTCTGTTCCCTTAG CTTCTCCAGCAACGGGGTGCTGCTCTGTGGCGTCGGCAAGGACCCCCATGGGAGAACG GTGGTGCTggcctggggcacagagcaggtgggaCGAGGCGGCGAGGCCGTCCTTCTGGCAAAGACGCACACCGGCGTTGACATCCAGGCGTTTAAGGTTGCCGTTTTTGATGAAACCAG GATGGCGTCGTGCGGGCAGGGCGGCGTACGGCTCTGGCGGCTGCGAGGCGGGGAGCTGCGTTCCTGCCCCGTGGACTTGGGGGAGCACCGCGTGCTGGAGTTGACCGACCTGGCCTTCGGGCAGGCCCAGGACAGCCATACGCT CTACGTGTGCGGCCGCAGCGGCCACATCCTGGAAATCGACCACCGGCGCAGGGCCGTGCGGCGTGCTCGCCGCCTGTTGCCCACACAGACCCCTGGCGGCCACTCCTCACAGAAGCAGCCATTTGGCACAG GCCCCGGCATTTCCATCAGCAGCCTCAGTGTCTCCCAGACCACGTGCGCCGTGGGCTCCGACGACGGTTACGTGCGCCTCTGGCCCCTGGACTTCTCCTCCGTGCTCCTAGAGGCAG AGCACGAGGGCCCGGTCTCTTGGGTCTGCGTCAGCCCTGACGGTCTGCGTGTGCTGTCCGCCACCCTCTCGGGCCACCTGGGCTTCCTGGACGTCCCCTCCCGAGAATACAACACGCTGGCTCGCTCCCACACTGCGCCGGTGCTGGCCCTGGCCACCGAGTGCAGCCGAGGGCAGCTGGCCACCGTGTCCCAGGACCACACCGTCCGCGTCTGGGACTTGGCGACCCTGCAGCAG CTGTATGACCTGAGGTCCCCCGAGGAGACACCGCGCGCCATCGCCTTCCACCCCACGCAGCCAGTTCTTTTCTGTGGCTTTGCCAGCGGGGCCGTCTGCTCCTTCAGCCTGGAGAACGCTGGGGTTCTGGTACGGCACAG GCGTCACCAAGGAGCGGTCACCGGCCTGGCCGCCAGCCCCGACGGCAGCTTCCTGTTCAGCTCCTGCTCTCGGGGCACCTTGGCCCAGTACCACTGCTCTACCACCCGGTGCCACGTCCTGCGTGTGACAG CTAACATGGTGTGCCGGGATGCCCGCCCAACCCCCAATGCCCTGGTGGTTAGTGGGGACAGCCGCCTGCTGGCTTTCGTGGGCCCCTCCAAGTACGTGGTGACCATCGTGAGCACAGCCTCCCTAGAAGAG CTGCTGCGAGTTGATGTCAGTGCCCTAGAGCTGGCCAGCAGCCGCCTGGACTCGGCTGTGGCCATCTGCTTTGGCCCCGTACCCCCCGGCCACCTGCTAGTGTCCACGTCGTCCCACACAGTGGTGGTGCTGGATGCCGCGTCGGGCCGCGTGGTCCGGGAG CTATCAGGCGTCCACTCTGtggcctgcccctccctggctctcagcAGGGATGCCCGCTTCCTGCTGACGGCCACTGACCGGGTCATCAGGGTGTGGGACTACCCGGCCAAGGCCAGCCCCGGCTGCCAG GTCTACATCGGCCACTCAGAGCCCGTGCGTGCTGTGGCCTTCGCCCCTGGCCAGCGGCAGCTCCTCAGCGTGGCGGATGCCATCTTCCTCTGGGACGTTCTGGGTGCCCCCGGGAGGTCACCTTCGGGAAG TGCCGGAGACTCACCTGGGGCACCCCCGACCTGCGAGGCTAGTGAGTGGCCCCACCACGTGG GCCCAGGTGCGAGGCAGCCGGAGGACACCGAGGCAGGCACCGGTGGGCTCCCCCGGCAGCAGGTGCCTGTGCCATCCCAGGCTTCCCCACTCCAGCTGGGCGCCCGTGCTGGGCCCCTCAAGGGTGCTGATG gtgcttTCTCCACATCAGATGAAGAAGGACCGTCCCAGGAGAGCCACAGCCCCGAGGGGCTCCATCAGGCCTCAAGCCTGCCCATGCTGGTGAAAGAGGCCAGCGGGGCTGGAGATGGGGCCCGGGGGGCTCCCGGGGGCCCCTGGGGCTTCAGCATGCGTCCCCACCCCGGTGGCTGGGCca CTGCTCGGAGCACCACAAAAGCCCAGGCCCATCCCCCTGCTCGCCCAGACTGCTACAGGCACTTCACCCCTCGCTACAAGGCCTCCTCGCTGGTCAAG AGTGCCTCTGTCCCCAGTGCCCGAGTCGAGCGTCTGCTCCTGAAGGCCGTCGTGGGCTACAACGGGAACGGGCGGGCCAATGTGGTCTGGAAGCCAGATACAG gcttCTTCGCCTACACGTGTGGCTgcctggtggtggtggaggaCCTGCATTCTGGCGCCCAGCGGCACTGGCTCGGCCACCCCGAGGAGATCTCCACGCTGGCCCTCAGCCACGATGCTCAG ATCCTAGCCTCTGCCTCGGGCTGCAGCAGCACAGCCTCCTGCTGCCAGATCCGCATCTGGGATGTGCCTGGGGGCTCCTGCCGGCACCTTCTCTCTTACCACGACACCGCCGTGCAGGCCCTGGCTTTTTCGCCGGACGACGCGCTGCTCGTCACACTGG GGGACTACGGTGACTGCACCCTGGCCCTGTGGAGCGTGGCCACCTGCGAGCTCCTGTCCTCCGCCCGCCTGCCGGAGCCAGCGCACGGCGTGGCCTTCAACCCCATGGATGCCAGAGAGCTCGCCTGCGTGGGCCAAGGTGCCATCACCTCGTGGCTCCTGCAGCAACGCGGGGCTGAAGTCGCCCTCCAG GTGCACCGGGAGCCCATCCCTGAGGAGGTGGGGGCGGGCGAGCTGACCTCGCTCTGCTACGGGGCCGCGCCTCTGCTCTACTGCGGCTCCAACACTGGCCGGGTGTGTGTCTGGGACACACGTGCCGGCCGCTGCTTCCTGGCCTGGGAAGCAGATGACGGCGAGATCG GAGTGCTGCTGTGCTCGGGAGCGCGGCTGGTCAGCGGAAGCAACACCAGGCGCCTACGCCTGTGGGCGGTGGGGGCCGTGCCGGAGCTGAGGCGCACAGGTGCCCGTGCCAG GTCTAGCTCTGTGTTCATGGAGCACGAACTGACCTTGGATGGTGCCATCGTGAGCGCCGTCTTCCACGACAGCATGGACATGGGCGTGGTGGGCACCACGGCGGGGACCCTTTGGTATGTCAGCTGGGCCGAGGGCACCAGCACCCGGCTCATCAGTGGCTACAGGAGTAAG GTGAACGAGGTGGTTTTCAGTCCCAGTGCGTCCCACTGGGCCACATGCAGTGATGACGGGAGTGTGAGAGTGTGGTCCCTGGCCAGCATGGAGCTCCTGATCCAGTTCCAGGTGCTGAACCAG AGCTGCCTCTGCCTGGCTTGGAGCCCTCCGTCCTGCGGGCGTCCCGAGGAGCAGCAGGTAGCAGCAGGCTACAGCGATGGCACGCTGCGTGTCTTCAGCGTCTCCCAAATTGCCATGGAACTCAAGATGCGCCCCCACCGGGCTGCGCTGACGGCCATTGCCTTCTCTGCTgatg GTCAGACCATCCTCTCCGGAGATAAGGATGGGCTTGTGGCCGTGAGCCGTCCCCGCACAGGGATGACCTTCCACGTATTGAGTGACCACCGGGGCGCTCCGATCTCCGCCATCCAGAGCACGAACAAAGAG TGCGGAGACCTAGGGGCAGAGGGTGCCGACCTGTGGCTGGCTGCCAGCTCAGACCAGCGGATCAGCATCTGGGCCTCCGACTGGCCACGTGGCCACTGTGAGCTCCTGGACTGGCTGAGTTCCCCCTCGCCCACCCTCACGGAG TTTCCCAGCCGTCCGCCGCCCTGTCTTGCTGCCTTCTGCCCCTGGGATGGGGCGCTGCTGGCGTGTGCGGGTCTCGGCATGCACCCAGAGGTGGTCTTCTACAGCCTCCACCGGAAGCAG GTGGTGGAGAGGATCCCGCTTCCTTTCTTTGCCGTGTCCCTGAGCCTGTCCCCCGGAGCCCACCTCATGGCCGTTGGCTTTGCTG AGCGCATGCTGAGGCTGGTGGACTGTGAGTCGGGGGCCGTGCAGGACTTTGCTGGCCATGACGACTTGGTGCAGCTCTGCAGGTTCGCCCCCTCTGCCCGGCTGCTCTTCTCAGTGGCCCACAGTGAGATCCTGGTGTGGGAAGTCTCGGGCCACCAGGCCACAGAGGAGTCCCCGGGCTCAGGGTCCTGGCCAGCCTGGCGGAGAAGCTGA